A window of the Leucothrix mucor DSM 2157 genome harbors these coding sequences:
- the prpF gene encoding 2-methylaconitate cis-trans isomerase PrpF, with product MSFVPQIKIPATYIRGGTSKGVFFNLTDLPEAAQVPGEARDKILLRVIGSPDPYGKQTDGMGGATSSTSKTVILSKSEQADHDVDYLFGQVSIDKPFVDWSGNCGNLTAAVGSFAISNGLVAADRIPENGIAVVRIWQKNIQKTIIANVPITNGEVQETGDFELDGVTFPAAEVQVAFVNPVDASEAMFPTGNLVDDLEVPGVGTFKATMINAGIPTIFLNADAIDYTGCELQEVINGDDKALAMFETIRAYGAVKMGLISDISEAAARQHTPKVAFVGKPKSYVSSSGKQINDSDIDLNVRALSMGKLHHAMMGTAAVAIGTAATIPGTLVNLAAGGGERDAVTFGHPSGTLKVGAEATEGENGWTVNKVVMSRSARVLMEGWVRIPGDAF from the coding sequence ATGTCATTTGTTCCTCAGATCAAAATCCCAGCCACTTACATTCGTGGCGGAACCAGTAAAGGCGTTTTCTTTAACCTGACTGATCTACCGGAGGCGGCTCAGGTGCCGGGCGAGGCACGCGATAAGATTTTACTGCGCGTGATTGGTAGTCCCGATCCTTATGGCAAGCAAACCGATGGCATGGGCGGCGCGACCTCCAGCACCAGCAAGACGGTAATCTTATCCAAAAGCGAGCAAGCTGATCACGATGTGGATTACCTGTTTGGCCAAGTCTCGATTGATAAGCCGTTTGTAGACTGGAGCGGTAACTGCGGTAACTTAACCGCAGCCGTCGGTTCGTTTGCGATTAGCAATGGCTTGGTCGCGGCTGATCGCATTCCTGAAAACGGCATTGCTGTGGTGCGTATCTGGCAGAAGAATATCCAGAAAACCATTATCGCCAATGTGCCGATTACCAATGGCGAAGTACAGGAAACGGGCGACTTTGAACTGGATGGCGTGACCTTCCCAGCGGCGGAAGTGCAGGTCGCGTTTGTGAATCCGGTTGATGCCAGCGAAGCCATGTTCCCAACGGGTAACTTGGTGGATGATCTGGAAGTACCGGGTGTTGGCACCTTTAAAGCGACCATGATTAATGCTGGTATCCCGACCATATTCCTAAATGCCGATGCGATTGATTACACCGGCTGTGAGCTGCAGGAAGTGATTAATGGCGATGACAAAGCCTTGGCCATGTTTGAAACGATTCGTGCTTATGGTGCGGTAAAAATGGGGCTAATTAGCGATATTAGCGAGGCGGCAGCACGCCAGCATACGCCGAAAGTTGCCTTTGTGGGTAAGCCGAAAAGCTATGTGTCATCCAGTGGCAAGCAGATTAATGACAGTGATATTGATTTGAATGTGCGCGCTTTGTCGATGGGTAAATTACACCATGCGATGATGGGCACAGCCGCGGTAGCGATTGGAACCGCAGCGACGATTCCGGGAACCTTGGTGAACTTGGCAGCCGGTGGCGGCGAGCGCGATGCGGTGACCTTTGGACATCCATCCGGGACCTTGAAAGTCGGTGCAGAAGCCACAGAAGGCGAGAATGGCTGGACGGTGAATAAGGTCGTGATGAGCCGTAGCGCCAGAGTCTTGATGGAGGGCTGGGTGCGGATTCCCGGAGATGCATTTTGA
- a CDS encoding DUF3360 family protein, with amino-acid sequence MSYVEKHKPSSSFNTREEYLEHELQIMEPKRWRPNLPFRDYRFEIEDTIPAMAGTIGKVVMVGAIAATFAGPLGLSDSFVLENVRYELLIVSIFIILFSGFLLPTANLAGTHGPLIPLIPIVVAAGGHPMAFGLLIGAFGLLLAITKGGSMLANLTSKGVCGGLLLYLGFMGTTSQITKLFAWAEGIGMTHIAFVVILCTIVLYALLEHWKKRWLAVPLSCLMGGTLAFAMGAPFEFKTGPGFPNMNPAYWWGDNTGWMLGLPTVESFVVVLPFAILAVAMWSPDFLGHQVFQKISYPERTEKVQMNIDDTMTSASIRQTFGSLLGGANFTSSWGTYIVPAAIAKRPIPAGALLTALFCIIAGLWGYPMDLAIWQPVLCVALVVGVFIPLLEAGMEMTRVGKTTQSAAIVVFASALVNPAFGWSLTMLLDNLGLVGCKERSSELSHMSRWIIPLVMFVVLTSVMAAVGMLPGIPALITSFRH; translated from the coding sequence TTGAGCTACGTAGAGAAGCATAAACCCAGTTCGTCGTTTAATACGCGCGAAGAGTACTTAGAACACGAACTGCAAATTATGGAGCCGAAACGCTGGCGTCCGAATTTACCGTTTAGAGATTATCGCTTTGAGATAGAAGACACGATACCAGCCATGGCGGGAACCATCGGTAAAGTCGTTATGGTGGGGGCAATCGCTGCCACCTTTGCCGGTCCGCTGGGGCTTAGCGATAGTTTTGTCTTAGAAAACGTGCGCTATGAACTGCTGATCGTATCCATCTTTATCATTCTGTTTTCAGGCTTTTTACTGCCGACGGCCAACTTGGCCGGTACCCATGGCCCGTTAATTCCATTGATCCCGATCGTGGTTGCCGCCGGTGGTCACCCGATGGCATTTGGATTGCTGATTGGTGCTTTTGGTTTGCTCCTCGCCATTACCAAGGGCGGGAGTATGCTGGCCAATCTCACCAGTAAGGGCGTGTGTGGTGGCTTGTTGCTCTACTTAGGCTTTATGGGCACGACCTCGCAGATTACCAAGCTGTTCGCGTGGGCAGAAGGCATCGGCATGACGCACATTGCCTTTGTCGTCATCCTTTGCACCATCGTGCTTTACGCGCTGCTTGAGCACTGGAAAAAGCGCTGGTTAGCCGTGCCACTGAGTTGCTTAATGGGTGGTACGCTGGCCTTTGCCATGGGCGCGCCTTTCGAGTTTAAAACAGGGCCGGGCTTCCCGAATATGAACCCTGCGTATTGGTGGGGTGACAATACCGGTTGGATGCTTGGCTTGCCGACGGTAGAAAGCTTTGTCGTGGTACTGCCGTTCGCGATTTTAGCCGTGGCCATGTGGTCGCCTGATTTCTTAGGGCATCAGGTTTTCCAAAAAATCAGCTACCCAGAGCGCACTGAAAAAGTACAGATGAACATCGACGACACCATGACCAGTGCATCGATTCGTCAAACCTTTGGCTCGCTATTAGGTGGCGCTAACTTTACCTCGTCATGGGGAACTTACATCGTCCCAGCGGCGATCGCTAAGCGTCCTATCCCTGCGGGGGCGTTACTCACAGCCTTATTTTGTATCATCGCTGGCCTGTGGGGTTACCCTATGGACTTGGCAATCTGGCAGCCTGTGCTGTGCGTCGCATTAGTGGTGGGTGTGTTTATCCCGTTGCTTGAAGCCGGAATGGAAATGACCCGCGTCGGTAAAACAACGCAGTCAGCGGCTATTGTGGTGTTTGCTTCGGCACTGGTTAATCCCGCTTTTGGTTGGTCGCTAACCATGCTGCTGGACAACCTTGGCTTGGTTGGCTGTAAAGAGCGTAGCTCGGAACTCAGCCATATGAGCCGCTGGATTATCCCGCTGGTTATGTTTGTTGTATTGACTAGCGTAATGGCTGCGGTGGGAATGTTGCCTGGTATACCGGCGCTGATTACTAGTTTTCGTCATTAG
- a CDS encoding CopG family ribbon-helix-helix protein, protein MATTSVKLNDELADRLKHLADLKRRTPHWLMVEAINRYIDQEEKRTALYSDAMESWHDYEETGEHVTWDEARSWLQSWGTEDEQEPPKCHQ, encoded by the coding sequence ATGGCAACAACCTCCGTAAAATTGAATGATGAATTGGCAGATCGTCTTAAGCATCTGGCAGATCTAAAGCGCCGGACACCTCATTGGTTAATGGTTGAAGCTATCAATCGTTATATTGATCAAGAAGAAAAGCGTACAGCTTTGTATTCCGATGCAATGGAGTCCTGGCATGACTATGAGGAAACGGGTGAGCATGTTACCTGGGATGAAGCCCGAAGTTGGTTGCAAAGCTGGGGTACTGAGGATGAGCAGGAGCCGCCTAAGTGCCATCAATAA
- a CDS encoding type II toxin-antitoxin system RelE/ParE family toxin, protein MPSIRLSKQARADLLRLRLFIAEKNPRAAQRAADKIVSGIDQLLTFPLLGRPCPPDSMPSGFRELIVDFGSDGYIILYRVELDEITIVAMRHQRESGFDLPQD, encoded by the coding sequence GTGCCATCAATAAGATTATCAAAACAGGCGAGGGCTGATCTGCTTCGCTTGCGGCTATTTATTGCAGAGAAGAATCCGAGAGCGGCCCAAAGAGCCGCTGACAAAATTGTATCGGGTATCGACCAGCTTCTTACATTTCCGCTGCTTGGCCGTCCTTGTCCACCTGACTCGATGCCATCGGGGTTTCGGGAGCTGATTGTGGATTTTGGTAGCGATGGGTACATTATATTGTACCGAGTTGAGTTGGATGAAATTACCATCGTTGCAATGCGTCACCAGAGGGAGTCGGGTTTTGATCTACCTCAGGATTGA
- a CDS encoding type II toxin-antitoxin system prevent-host-death family antitoxin, translated as MQMTSREFNQDLSRAKRKSLLEPIIITDRGAPKHVLMSYEEYQLITAKKPQSAYDWLCSLEHADVADIDLDIPARSTAQRPEVELD; from the coding sequence ATGCAAATGACTAGCAGAGAATTTAATCAAGACCTGAGCCGCGCTAAGCGAAAAAGCCTGCTTGAGCCCATTATTATTACCGATCGTGGCGCGCCAAAGCACGTACTGATGAGCTACGAGGAATACCAATTAATAACTGCTAAAAAACCGCAAAGTGCATACGATTGGCTGTGTAGTTTAGAGCATGCTGATGTGGCTGATATTGATTTAGATATACCTGCCAGAAGCACAGCACAACGACCAGAAGTTGAGCTTGATTGA
- a CDS encoding DUF6444 domain-containing protein gives MELSEIADSVTSLDEARQLIRELVAINQALQTEVAALKAAVESLQSQHGSSSRNSSKAPSTDSPEQRHQRKKRPKSSRSKGAQPGHKKHERTLLPEDQVDTIHRYFPHSRCQCGGVVTPNAQPTYRHQVFDLPEVRYRVTEHQLFTGQCANCQRELTTTLPDWVPSGQMDGGLVSTIVQLSGQFHLSIRQIQAYLSECWHLDFSIGAISQAQGKANAWLGHEHARYRQCLR, from the coding sequence ATGGAGCTCAGTGAGATTGCAGACAGCGTTACCTCGCTGGATGAGGCCAGACAGCTCATTCGTGAGTTGGTGGCGATCAATCAAGCTCTGCAAACAGAAGTAGCGGCCTTAAAAGCAGCCGTTGAGTCTTTGCAATCACAGCACGGCTCAAGTTCTCGTAACAGTTCTAAAGCCCCCTCAACGGATTCTCCGGAACAACGTCATCAGCGCAAGAAACGGCCTAAGTCATCCCGAAGCAAAGGAGCACAACCGGGGCATAAAAAACACGAGCGTACTCTGCTACCGGAAGATCAGGTCGATACCATCCATCGCTACTTTCCTCATTCACGCTGCCAATGTGGGGGCGTTGTGACGCCAAACGCTCAGCCCACGTATCGTCATCAGGTGTTTGATTTGCCCGAAGTGCGTTATCGCGTAACAGAGCATCAGCTCTTTACAGGACAGTGTGCAAATTGTCAGCGCGAGCTGACGACCACCTTGCCGGATTGGGTCCCCAGCGGGCAAATGGATGGGGGTTTAGTCAGTACCATTGTTCAACTGAGTGGGCAATTTCATTTATCCATTCGTCAGATACAAGCGTATTTGTCTGAGTGTTGGCATCTGGATTTCAGTATTGGTGCGATTAGTCAGGCACAGGGAAAAGCCAATGCCTGGTTAGGGCATGAGCACGCGAGATATCGTCAATGCCTTCGATGA
- a CDS encoding WD40 repeat domain-containing protein, with translation MTTTDEAKASESLSNYPSTETRGETSHTPLDAALQRSLALLSEGNKQTIELPDINSNVAFIAYRPDGKLIVIKDNNIVYLLDPKSKKIIHQKRYQQAINQFAVNSDRTLLALGLSGGSIRLIDTGSWKETATIQKQDHVEEVTALAFNHDSSILAIGQKMDFFRYYRVALWNTASGEAITTARLGSRVETMAFRKDSRFLALGLERWEAEGMWDMVTHGSTIELWDTREPEANLKSEYVMTLGVKKILVTPDGQDLVVGVRGLSDSDFSSEIARWTLNGENLQRKLLSNEYKGLIRDMHYSPNKQFIAVAYSDQNIRLLISHTLQELFSFNIGTDIRSLAYSPDGNYIAINDEKGSVAIWDVPSFD, from the coding sequence ATGACAACAACCGATGAAGCCAAGGCCAGTGAGTCACTATCAAACTATCCTTCAACAGAGACGCGTGGGGAAACCTCTCATACACCGCTCGATGCAGCTCTTCAGCGTTCGTTAGCGCTGTTATCTGAAGGCAACAAGCAAACAATCGAGTTACCGGACATCAATAGCAACGTTGCGTTTATTGCTTATCGACCCGATGGAAAACTCATTGTCATCAAAGACAATAACATTGTGTACTTACTGGACCCTAAGTCGAAAAAAATCATTCACCAAAAGCGATATCAGCAGGCTATAAACCAATTTGCCGTAAATTCTGATCGTACCTTACTCGCGCTGGGATTGAGTGGCGGAAGTATTCGTCTAATCGATACCGGCTCATGGAAAGAAACCGCGACCATTCAGAAGCAAGATCACGTGGAGGAGGTCACGGCGCTGGCCTTTAATCACGATTCTAGCATCCTTGCGATTGGGCAAAAGATGGACTTTTTCCGGTATTACAGGGTAGCGCTCTGGAATACTGCCTCGGGTGAAGCAATCACTACCGCGAGATTAGGCAGTAGGGTCGAGACGATGGCCTTTCGGAAGGACAGCCGTTTTTTGGCACTTGGCTTAGAAAGGTGGGAGGCAGAGGGTATGTGGGATATGGTGACGCATGGTTCTACCATTGAATTATGGGATACCCGCGAGCCAGAGGCCAATCTCAAGAGTGAATACGTCATGACCTTAGGCGTAAAAAAGATCCTTGTGACTCCAGACGGGCAAGATCTGGTCGTGGGTGTTAGGGGCTTATCTGATAGCGACTTCTCCAGTGAGATTGCCCGGTGGACGCTTAACGGTGAAAATCTCCAGCGAAAGTTGTTAAGCAATGAGTACAAAGGCCTTATTCGTGATATGCATTACTCTCCGAATAAACAGTTCATCGCTGTGGCCTACAGTGATCAAAACATTCGTCTATTGATAAGCCACACGCTACAAGAATTGTTCTCGTTTAATATAGGCACTGATATCCGTTCACTTGCTTACAGTCCTGACGGAAATTACATCGCGATTAATGACGAAAAAGGCAGTGTGGCTATTTGGGATGTTCCTTCGTTTGATTAG
- a CDS encoding Uma2 family endonuclease, with protein sequence MEWQQVVENPFLKDLPFKIELNKWGKILMSPASNNHGNLQYEVAKKLDNGKQSGKLIMECSIKTPEGVKVADVAWASDAFIAEYGFKTPYNVAPEICVEVVIPSNSDGEMQEKIKLYLEQGAKEVWLCDQDGDLSFYSLEGKLNQSKEISL encoded by the coding sequence ATGGAATGGCAGCAAGTCGTAGAGAATCCTTTTCTAAAAGACCTACCCTTCAAAATAGAACTGAATAAGTGGGGGAAAATTCTCATGAGTCCCGCGAGCAATAATCACGGGAACCTTCAGTATGAAGTTGCAAAAAAGCTTGATAATGGTAAGCAGTCTGGAAAGCTTATTATGGAGTGCTCAATCAAAACACCTGAGGGTGTAAAGGTTGCGGATGTAGCGTGGGCTTCTGATGCATTTATAGCAGAGTATGGATTTAAAACGCCTTATAATGTTGCGCCAGAAATCTGTGTAGAGGTCGTTATTCCTTCTAACTCTGATGGGGAAATGCAAGAAAAAATCAAACTATACCTTGAGCAAGGCGCTAAAGAAGTATGGTTGTGTGATCAGGATGGCGACCTATCATTCTATTCTTTAGAAGGGAAACTGAATCAGTCTAAAGAAATTAGTTTATAA
- the vapC gene encoding type II toxin-antitoxin system tRNA(fMet)-specific endonuclease VapC — translation MKYLLDTNICIYLIKRKPESVIQRLEALPPTDICLSSIAFFEMMYGAAKSQFPERNAQTAIDFFSLYETLTFDNQDALVAGYIRADLAKEGRIIGPYDLQIAGQTKRRGITLVTNNTKEFERVNGLKLENWV, via the coding sequence GTGAAATATCTGCTAGATACCAATATCTGTATTTATTTAATTAAAAGAAAGCCTGAATCTGTGATTCAACGACTTGAGGCACTTCCCCCAACGGATATTTGCTTATCTTCCATCGCATTTTTTGAAATGATGTATGGCGCAGCTAAGAGTCAATTTCCGGAGCGCAACGCTCAAACCGCGATTGATTTCTTCTCGCTCTACGAGACGCTGACATTCGATAATCAGGATGCTTTAGTTGCTGGCTATATACGTGCAGATCTAGCGAAAGAAGGACGAATAATTGGGCCTTATGATTTGCAAATAGCTGGACAGACAAAGCGTCGCGGCATTACTCTCGTTACTAATAACACGAAAGAGTTTGAGCGAGTAAATGGGCTTAAGCTGGAGAATTGGGTATAA
- a CDS encoding type II toxin-antitoxin system RelB/DinJ family antitoxin, translating to MSKIQTSLRIEEESLNEAKQILSRLGMNFSEAVNMFTCMIVEKNGLPFPVQLSEKRNEKKELRAILAGFSDDFMSDGREQPPQQKREDAFE from the coding sequence ATGTCAAAAATACAAACCAGCCTTCGCATTGAGGAAGAATCACTCAATGAAGCAAAGCAAATTTTATCTCGTCTCGGCATGAATTTTTCTGAAGCCGTCAATATGTTCACTTGCATGATTGTGGAAAAAAACGGTTTGCCATTTCCTGTACAATTGTCAGAAAAACGTAATGAGAAAAAGGAGTTACGCGCTATTCTGGCTGGATTCAGCGACGACTTTATGTCTGATGGACGCGAGCAACCACCTCAGCAAAAGCGTGAGGACGCCTTCGAGTGA
- a CDS encoding class I SAM-dependent methyltransferase, with product MTDVKTSKDSMKSFADIWDQQVRHLWPESYPESLSNEFKKLNVSSILDCAGGTGYPAIELKQMGWDVSYSDGSEVLTSLFKKRIEASDIDIPNYLSRWESLTQHIPKTYDALMCSGNSFITINTYDNDLPFNNIEIERNMQQAVNEFYKMLNTNGVLYIDLFNESYAFPKETLNVSSKSDTHQIVTTVDYDPVKNLRTSLTTTTSILNGSEEKLASKFIPIHSKELIRLLKEAGFSRVEYAATDDADYVDSFFAFKD from the coding sequence ATGACTGATGTCAAAACCTCTAAAGACTCTATGAAGAGCTTCGCTGACATATGGGACCAGCAAGTGCGTCACTTATGGCCAGAATCGTACCCAGAGTCACTATCCAATGAGTTTAAGAAACTCAACGTTAGCAGCATTTTGGACTGCGCTGGTGGTACAGGCTACCCAGCCATTGAGCTTAAACAGATGGGGTGGGATGTCAGCTATTCAGATGGCTCTGAAGTACTAACTTCACTCTTCAAGAAGCGTATTGAAGCGAGTGATATAGACATCCCAAACTACCTGTCTCGCTGGGAAAGTCTGACTCAACACATACCAAAAACCTACGATGCACTTATGTGTTCAGGCAACTCATTTATCACCATTAACACTTATGATAATGATCTCCCCTTCAATAATATTGAAATAGAGCGAAACATGCAGCAGGCGGTGAATGAGTTTTATAAAATGCTAAACACCAATGGCGTTTTATATATCGACCTGTTCAACGAAAGTTATGCATTTCCTAAGGAGACTCTTAACGTTAGCTCAAAGAGTGATACGCACCAAATAGTAACGACAGTTGACTATGACCCTGTTAAGAACCTTCGTACTAGTCTCACAACAACCACTTCGATTCTCAATGGTTCAGAGGAAAAGCTGGCGTCTAAATTTATCCCTATTCATTCCAAAGAGTTGATTCGACTTCTCAAAGAGGCTGGCTTTTCAAGGGTAGAGTACGCAGCAACTGATGACGCTGATTATGTTGACAGCTTTTTTGCATTTAAAGACTAA
- a CDS encoding YitT family protein, with protein MEHHTSQEDWIAILIGTFLTAQGVYFLQSAELLIGGVAGLTLILAKVTSISFGTLFFLINCPFYFMAWKRFGKQFAIRSIVSGALVSIFTDNIGKFVQISTVYDAYSAILGGLLIGLGMLILFRHRSSLGGFNILCLIIQDKTGISVGKTQLAIDSAILILSLFFVTPGVILYSILGAMVLNLILAMNHKPNRYIVTYG; from the coding sequence ATGGAACACCACACAAGTCAGGAAGATTGGATTGCGATCCTGATAGGCACATTCCTAACCGCTCAGGGGGTGTATTTTTTACAGTCGGCGGAGCTATTGATCGGTGGTGTTGCAGGGCTAACTTTGATACTGGCGAAGGTCACTTCGATTTCCTTTGGTACCTTGTTCTTTTTGATCAATTGTCCTTTCTATTTCATGGCGTGGAAGCGCTTCGGTAAACAGTTCGCCATTCGCAGCATTGTCTCTGGCGCGTTGGTATCGATCTTCACCGATAATATTGGCAAGTTTGTTCAGATCAGCACGGTCTATGATGCTTACTCTGCCATTCTCGGAGGTCTGCTGATTGGGCTAGGTATGTTGATCCTATTCAGGCATCGCTCCAGCCTCGGCGGCTTCAATATATTGTGCCTGATCATTCAGGATAAAACCGGAATCTCGGTTGGTAAAACTCAGCTGGCAATTGACAGCGCGATTCTAATCCTCTCGCTGTTCTTTGTGACGCCAGGGGTCATTCTGTATTCAATCCTTGGCGCGATGGTGCTTAATTTAATACTGGCGATGAACCATAAGCCGAATCGTTACATCGTCACTTACGGCTAG